The DNA sequence AAGTTAGCGAGCTCGAAAGTCGCGGCTTCGTTACGCTTTTCGACGGCCAGCGCGTTCTCGAAATATCCCGACGCGACTTTACCGCGGCCGGCGCGCAACGCGTGCTTGCCGAGGGCGTTCGCCATTACCTCGGGCGGTACGCCGACCAAATCCCCGGGAAGCTTCTCGTACAATTCCGCGGCGCTGCCGTGCGACGAGTCGTGGTACAAAACGTCCACCCCTCTAAGGCGGAACGAGACCGTAGCCGGGAAACGCTCCAGGAGCTCGCCCGTGAACTCGCCGTCGGTACACACGACGAAGACGCGCGGCCACCGCTCGAGCGTCTTATAGATGCGCGGGCGCGGCTTCGCCATCGCGCCGGGGCCGCCTTGCGTTTTGGTATAGAAATTGTAACAGTCGAGGTTGCGGTAAGGCCACACCAGCACCTTGGTCTGCCAGTTCCGATTCCGGTTCACTAACGCTACCGCCCCCCTGAAATCCTGAACCGGCGTCCCGTACAGCACGCGCAAAGCTACGACGTCGTCGGCGACGGCCCGGGCAACCCCCGCCGCCAATACGACCGCCAGCGCCGCGGCGCCGAAACTCCGTCGCGACGCGGCCGCTATCCATTTCGCCCAAGCTACGAAGCCGAACGCCGCCACCGCCATCGCCGCCGGGAACGCGAAGTACGAGAACCGCGGGTTCCAATATTGGGTCGTAAATCTTATTACTACCACCGGCAAGAGCACCGGCAATACGACCAAGGCCAGCGCCGCGGTCCCGGCGAAGGCGCCCGCGCGGCGCCATATGGATGCCGCCCCCACGGCCCAGGCGCCCAGGAAAAGGACGTTGGCCGCCGCCCGGCCCCAACCCGCGACCGCGAAAGCGCCCCACAACAACGACGGCGTCACCGCCATCTCGCCGCCCGGGAAGCGGTCGCGGTCGTACAACGCCTTCCCAAAGGCGGGCCAGGCCGCGGCGACGGCGGCGCACGTCGCGACAACCAACAGCGCGAAGATTACCGCGTAACGGCCCGTCGCGCTGACGCGGCGCGGCCGGAGCGCCGGCAACCACCCGAGCGCCGCTACGGCGACAAGGGTCGCTATCACGATGGCCGCGAAGTAGTGACTATAGAGGGCGAGCGCGGCGAAGACGGCATACAACGGAAACCAGACGTACTTCCGGCCGCCCCGAAAGGCGAAGAGGAAGCAGGCGGATGCCGCCGCCGCGAAAAACATCGCCGGCGCGTACGGCCGTGCGTCGTGGGCGAAATATACGAAAGAAGGTGAAAACGCCGCCAGCGCGCCGGCCAGCGCCCCGACGCGCGCGTCCCCCCACGCGGCCGCCGCCGCGAAGATGAATACCAGCGACGACGCCGACGCCAGCGCCGCCGGCAACCTTAACGACCACTCCGACAGGCCGAACGCTCTCCTGCTCCAGTGCTCCGCGAGCGCGGTTGCCGGCGGGTGGGAGTCCATCTTGCGAGCGGCCAAGATATCGGCCGCGCTACGCAAGTCGGCGACGCGGGCGCCGGTAATTTCGTCATACCAAAGGCTGTGGACGCCGAGGCGGTAAAAGCTCGTCGCCGTGCCCGCAGCGAGAACTAATACCAGCGCCGCTCCCGCGCCGCTCAACTTTATCCGCCGAGCCGGCCTCGCCATTGAAAGGTATATTAAGGCACCGCCCCGCGGGTGTCAAGCAAAAGGCTATTCTCCCGCTTGACGAGACCCGCCCGGTTATTGTAGAATTAGGCGGAAGGTGGCGATATGGTGCAAATGGACGATATCAAGAAAACCATCGAGAAGGGCGTCAGCATCGCGAAGGAGGGCGTAACGTACGCCGCGGCTCGAGCCGAGGACCTGTCGTTGGCCGCGGCCCTCCGCCTTCGCATCTTCGCACGTCGCCGCCGCATAGAACGGTTATGCGCCGAGCTCGGCGAAAAAACTTACAAGCTATCGCTGGCGAAGGCCGACGTCGGCGCGGACGCGGCCGTGAAAAAGCACGTCAAGAAAATCGCGGCCCTCGAGCGCGAGGTCGACGGCTTGTTCAAAGAGCTCGAGAAATTTTCGCGCAAAAGCGGCGGCGCGCGAGGCCGGCCCGCGAAGAAGAAACCGACGCGCAAAGGCCCGAAGAAAGCACGCGCCTCGAGTCGGTAACGGTATGCGGAAAAAATTTTCGGTAATGCTGGGCGCGGCGCTATGCGCGGCGGCGGTCGCGGCCGAGGAACCCCCCGCGGCTGTGGCCGAAGAAGCGCTCGCGCCGGAAGGGTACGTAATCGGCGAAACGGACGTACTGAACATCCGCGTCGCCGGCGAAACCGACCTCACCGGCAACTACGCCGTCCGCCTCGACGGCAAAATCGTCTTCCCGTACGTGGGCGAGATTCGAGCCGCGGGAGTCCCTCTCCCGACGTTCAACCGCGCGCTGCGCGACGAGCTGTCGGCGTACTACAAAGACCCGCAGGTAACGGTCGAGGTCGGCGAGTACAACTCCTGCGTCATCTACGTCCTGGGAGAGGTCAA is a window from the bacterium genome containing:
- a CDS encoding glycosyltransferase family 39 protein, translating into MSGAGAALVLVLAAGTATSFYRLGVHSLWYDEITGARVADLRSAADILAARKMDSHPPATALAEHWSRRAFGLSEWSLRLPAALASASSLVFIFAAAAAWGDARVGALAGALAAFSPSFVYFAHDARPYAPAMFFAAAASACFLFAFRGGRKYVWFPLYAVFAALALYSHYFAAIVIATLVAVAALGWLPALRPRRVSATGRYAVIFALLVVATCAAVAAAWPAFGKALYDRDRFPGGEMAVTPSLLWGAFAVAGWGRAAANVLFLGAWAVGAASIWRRAGAFAGTAALALVVLPVLLPVVVIRFTTQYWNPRFSYFAFPAAMAVAAFGFVAWAKWIAAASRRSFGAAALAVVLAAGVARAVADDVVALRVLYGTPVQDFRGAVALVNRNRNWQTKVLVWPYRNLDCYNFYTKTQGGPGAMAKPRPRIYKTLERWPRVFVVCTDGEFTGELLERFPATVSFRLRGVDVLYHDSSHGSAAELYEKLPGDLVGVPPEVMANALGKHALRAGRGKVASGYFENALAVEKRNEAATFELANLYAGRGEYERALRLAGDYVRRYPHESWPYTRVAEIYYRRGDRNSAIAHYRRALWLEPSKDRWRERFTDLVMHRPFFRGFFGYSDPRWM
- a CDS encoding polysaccharide biosynthesis/export family protein: MRKKFSVMLGAALCAAAVAAEEPPAAVAEEALAPEGYVIGETDVLNIRVAGETDLTGNYAVRLDGKIVFPYVGEIRAAGVPLPTFNRALRDELSAYYKDPQVTVEVGEYNSCVIYVLGEVKKPGVYRFEGRTTLLETVAEAGGYERSAARASTMVVRAFYAEPKVMRIDMEQVIDDGAITLNIPLEKGDVVVVPKTFITNLNEFLTDISPSLSAYLRVNSVYRTTWER